One Vallitalea okinawensis DNA window includes the following coding sequences:
- a CDS encoding TolC family protein produces MKRILSIILITFMIILPLTALADENNVYSYEDLKKIYEEQSKVEEEIKLEHELTKSQYEDGLDDYADLEEGVQELDDQKIILKQQLDQNIEEQLDEEDEDPFEEYILDLQMNGLTNGYGTVLTIYENLVRQQINLYSQMELLKVQLDSMDKQLHQNKIVAENDFDQLCYDYYLLQQEQTLVVSEKELLDEELENLKQQFSLGTVTMTEVHQKENEGLQLKEKENRINNELEKKYMELIQVLGLSLEDQPVFDINEEDMKYDLDGVIEYVSFETVAKNNNLMLATLDRQLEVYNEIEDLIKTAYDENEEEYEMLMLENEINKKNTAYNIQQIDLMFRYEYNGYEIAKKQFEINQKTYDIAVKDYETAKQKYDQGMISDYEWLEAQYDHELSKFSYDQSIANFIEAHNSFIEAIYGKMEMPNS; encoded by the coding sequence ATGAAAAGAATATTAAGTATTATTCTGATTACTTTTATGATTATATTACCTCTGACAGCCTTAGCAGATGAAAATAATGTATATAGTTATGAAGATCTTAAAAAGATTTACGAAGAACAGAGCAAGGTTGAAGAGGAAATTAAGTTAGAACATGAACTAACAAAGAGCCAATATGAAGATGGTTTAGATGACTATGCAGATCTTGAAGAGGGTGTTCAAGAGTTAGATGATCAAAAAATAATCTTGAAACAACAGCTTGATCAGAATATAGAAGAGCAGCTTGATGAAGAAGATGAAGATCCATTTGAAGAATATATTTTGGATCTACAGATGAATGGTTTAACAAATGGTTATGGTACAGTCTTAACCATTTATGAAAATCTTGTTAGACAGCAAATTAATCTTTATAGTCAAATGGAGTTATTGAAGGTACAGTTAGACAGTATGGATAAGCAACTTCATCAAAATAAGATTGTAGCTGAGAATGATTTTGATCAATTATGTTACGACTATTACTTACTACAACAAGAACAGACTTTAGTAGTAAGCGAGAAAGAACTTCTAGATGAAGAACTAGAAAATTTAAAACAACAGTTTTCATTAGGTACTGTCACAATGACAGAAGTTCATCAAAAAGAGAATGAAGGCTTACAACTAAAAGAAAAAGAAAATCGTATTAACAATGAACTCGAGAAAAAATATATGGAACTTATTCAGGTACTTGGTCTTTCATTAGAGGATCAACCAGTTTTTGATATTAATGAAGAGGACATGAAGTATGATTTAGATGGAGTTATTGAGTATGTCAGTTTTGAAACAGTTGCTAAAAACAATAATCTAATGCTGGCTACACTTGATAGACAGTTAGAAGTTTATAATGAAATCGAAGATTTAATCAAAACTGCATATGATGAAAATGAAGAAGAGTATGAAATGCTCATGTTAGAAAATGAAATCAATAAGAAAAATACAGCTTATAATATCCAACAAATAGACCTTATGTTTAGATATGAATATAATGGTTATGAAATAGCTAAAAAGCAATTTGAAATTAATCAGAAGACCTATGATATAGCTGTCAAGGACTATGAAACTGCTAAGCAGAAATATGACCAAGGTATGATTAGTGATTATGAATGGTTAGAAGCTCAGTATGACCATGAGTTATCTAAATTCAGTTATGATCAATCTATTGCTAATTTTATTGAAGCTCATAATAGTTTTATTGAAGCTATTTATGGGAAGATGGAGATGCCTAATAGTTAA